A region of the Pempheris klunzingeri isolate RE-2024b chromosome 6, fPemKlu1.hap1, whole genome shotgun sequence genome:
AGTACGACTTCACCGACTTTACCCTTCCCAGCCAGACGCAAACTCAAGGCCAGACCCAGAGCCAGCTCGACAGCCAGGTCCGGGGCTCTCAATTTTACAGGAAGGCTCGATAAAGCGCGGTTCACTGACGTTAGCAGCGGTTAGCAACAGCTAGCTCACCCACGGCTGCCTGCTAGCCCGCTATTATTGGATGTAGCGCTCCTTAGCTAATGCTAGATAGCTATTACCGTTAGCTCGCTGCTAGCTCCTATTAACTTCCAAAGTAATATTAGTTGTCTCAGCACGTTTGTTTTGAGCTGTTCAAAGCCAACCAGACACTCGGGTTTAACTTTAATTGCTAAAGATAAGAGTCATCACTATTGACAGCCTGTCAACTTCTAATTAACTGGCTTTTGCGCGCTGTGTCTGCTAGCCGCTAGCTGCTACTCGTTAGCATTCAGTTAGTCAGGTAACGcttgtgtgttgtgctgcaggTAAATGGTCCCGATGAGGGTCTTCACAACGGTGGAGTGGACGACTCCGTGGCCAAAGCCAGCCAGCTGTTGGCCGAGCTTAACTtcgaggaggatgaagaagacaCATACTACACCAAAGATCTGCCTGTGCACGCATGCAGGTACACTGACAGGAGCCACACTATATCAGCTTACTGTAGATCACTGAGCAAATTATTACAgcacacaggtgtgttttgatGATTACACAACACGGCATTAATAGTACTTATTTTGTGCATGATCCCTTATGTTACTCACAACATACAGGGCGTAAAGAGCCAAAAACGTATCCATGTTTAGTAGCACTCATTCAGGACTTGCACGTGTCACtaatgaaacacaacacaccagCCAGCAAAAAATCATCCAACTGCATCCAGAAGGTACTTTCCTTTTAAGCATAATGAAACTATAAAACTAAATGTGCGCACATGTGGGTAGAGAATCCTATGAGAAATGTGTAAAAGTAAAGGTATTGTTAAGCATtattactgtacacacacacaaatacacgctCATTTTTGACTGTTGCTGAATACCGAAAACTTGAATTGGGAGTGTGTAAAAGTGTTGCTTGTATGGAGAGCGCATGATCTCATAAAATTTCATGTTTACTGTtagattatttaaaaacacatattacattttaaatacaacaTGCTCAACCCTCTGACAGATAATACCATGTGTGTACTACTACCACTGTAATTCAGCCTATTGTCAGTTTGGCATGACCATACTTTTGCCAGTGTCTGGTCCTTTACTCGTACCGTTTTGACTAAATACCGCAGCAATTCAAATGCAGTGTTGAtgaatttgttatttttcagctACTGTGGGATCCATGATCCGGCATGTGTCGTGTACTGCAACACCAGCAAAAAGTGGTTCTGTAATGGACGTGGCAACACATCTGGCAGGTGGGTAGTGTACTCATCTTCGCATTATTACCTTACATATAAGCATCAGAACATGAAACTACTGAGTCAGACCAAAAATACATCCCTCTTACACTTAATAtgataacaaaaataacatatgctacaataaatgtgttattttactatttaaatttgaaaatttGATTGAAATATGAAATTGTGTTGTTTATGTGCAGTCGTCTGTTGACATTAGCAAGCAATGCAACAGTAAATAAGCCATGGACTCGTTTACAATGTTTGTGTGAGACTGTGAAGAGGTATATATAGTCTGTCCTGTTTTTTGTGCTGTTGGTCAATATTTGTTGTAATACAAGCTTTCAATAGAGTTCTGAAGCAATGCTACCAGGACAAATGACAGACATCAAAGAGTTTCTCATATATTTTGACAATCATTTGACTCCTGACTTGCAGTCACATTGTGAATCACTTGGTGAGAGCCAAATGCAAAGAGGTGACGCTGCATAAAGATGGGCCGCTGGGCGAGACGGTGCTGGAGTGTTACAACTGCGGCTGTCGCAACGTCTTTCTCCTGGGCTTCATCCCGGCCAAAGCAGATTCTGTGGTGGTGCTACTTTGCAGGTAATTGCTGGTAGGGTGGCGGTGGCCTTGTACATAGATGTACTGTCCTGTATCCAGTACCCACAAATCCAGTATGTTTTGTCAAGAGTGTCAACGAGAAGCAGAACAGGGGTTTCTGGCACATCTTCACCTATTAGAAGGTGCTTGCTCGATAGGGGGAAAAAAGGTCAAAACTCAAGCATTCGTAGTTTGAAGAactattttattgtttgtcttcAAGAGTCTCCTTGAGGACAGCTCTGAACTCTATTATGAGCTACTGTGGAGCATGAACTGAAAGCTAGATATGCAAATTCTTGCTTTGAAACAGGAAGTTTACCATGAGGTTTATTACCAGTTGTTTAGGTTTCAGCCTTAGAAGTACATCTTAGCAGACACTTAGCAGTGTCATGCattttgtgtctgcagctgctgtttgggGAAGTCCCCGCTGATGTCCCCAGACCTTTACCTTGTACTTCCTACTCTGTGCCAGTTAATTTAACCCTTTCTGCAAGTACACACAGCAATAAGTGTGTAAGAAATCAGTTTGGGGCAGgaagacatttttttcattctctgcAATAGTTTGATTGCTGAAAAACCCACACATAAGCAAaaatttttttgtctgtgtgaaccTTTGTACCTCATGCAGGCAGCCCTGTGCCAGCCAGAGTAGCCTGAAGGACATCAACTGGGACAGCTCGCAATGGCAACCACTGATCCAGGACCGCTGCTTTCTGTCCTGGCTGGTTAAGATCCCATCGGAGCAGGAGCAGCTTCGAGCCCGGCAAATCACTGCCCAGCAGATCAACAAGTTGGAGGAACTCTGGAAGGTAGGCAGCTGACTGgccgggggtgggggggtcagagcATTGTTGTGACGAAAACCTTTAACGAGAAGCACAGGCTAAAGGTTTATAAGTGATCTGTTTACAGGTAGTTGTGTAACAGTTTGATTACACCTGTCACTATAGTACAATTTGTGTGTGGATAGGGCTGCTACAATAACTGCAATATTGCAATACCACGCCATTGACAAGCCAACCATGTAATTGTCGGTAGCTGTGATCACCTGCTCTGTGTTATTATCTTGATCATAGCTGCAAGTTAAAACCCTCGTCAACACCTAATAATAGCTACCAATAAAGCTTATTTATATAGCAGTAAAATCAAGATAAATTAAgtaatttgccaaaaaaaatagGTGTTCTTACCACATCCCTTCATCACAGTAGCCCAATGTGTGGAATAAGAGTTTGCGATTGGACGTGTAATGTACTTTTTATTGACAGTTGCTTTGACATTGTTTCATCCCAGGACAACCCCAGTGCCACCCTAGAAGACCTGGAGAAACCAGGAGTGGACGAGGAGCCACAGCATGTGCTGCTGCGCTATGAGGACGCCTACCAGTACCAAAACATCTTTGGCCCTTTGGTCAAACTGGAGGCGGACTACGACAAGAAGCTAAAGGAGTCCCAGGTACCTGAACTTCACTTCTCAGTAGCAAACTTTGTAACTCAGAGAATggcatttttctttctgtgctgtttACATGTAGAGCTGTTTTCAGGTGGACAGAAAAGCTTGATTAGAAACACTTTAATCCACTATGTAGTTTCATACATACATTGAACATTTTATTCTTATGCTGGCATCACTTTGAATGCCTTGAGCTCTGTTTTGTAATTAGTAAAATGACATCTGTGGGGTTACAAGAataatgtcacagtgatgtGACCTTATACTTTTGACCtctttattattatatgatttttaatattttttattctactttgcAGACCCAAGACAATATAACAGTCAGGTGGGACCTGGGGCTGAATAAAAAGCGGATTGCCTATTTCACACTGCCCAAGACGGATTCAGGTGGTAATTCTCTGAGCTTGACTTCCTCCCAGTGGTTCTGTGGTGCAGATAGAACCCCTTCCCATCCCCCATCAGTCTTCAGAATTGCACGCAACTTCCCCCAAACCTGCATCTTGTGGTGGCATGTGTgcttagttttgtttttctgtttttttagtggggttttgtgctgttttgtgcGTGCATGGAACTGTATCATTTATTAGAATATAGCCCATCCTCCTTAGTTTATTTTAGGATCATTTTTAGCACAGAAGAGTTTCTAATGAGTGTGTCTATAAAAATCCCAGATATGCGGCTGATGCAAGGTGACGAGATCTGCTTGCGCTACAAGGGAGACCTGGCACCGCTGTGGAAAGGCATCGGCCATGTCATCAAAGTTCCTGACAGTATCCTTTACACTTTAAGCAGTTGCATATGTAGCATTTCATCTATTGCATTACAGTGTCGGCCTCATTACAGTGGCACTGATCCCAGTTGGCAGCATATGGTTTTAATTATTAAAGACTAGTATAGACAACATAATCCCCTCACCACCACCTACTGTAATGCTTCCTTAACCACCTGTGCTTAAAGACTATGGAGATGAAATTGCCATTGAGCTGCGGAGCAGTGTTGGAGCTCCTGTGGAAATCCCCCACAACTTCCAGGTTGATTTTGTGTGGAAGTCCACTTCCTTTGACAGGTAAGTGAAGTTTTATATCCACAAAATCCTAATGTGatggaaacatttaattttactgCTCTTAAGTCACCAcagtaatatttaataatatttttcacCCTGCTGTATCAGTGTACAGAACTAAATGTGCGTTGTTTACAGGACGTAATATTGTGTAATTCTGCCACGtctcatttgtaaaaaaaaaaaaaggcgttGATGCAGATTCACTCTTTTGGGTAAAGGTTCCAAACAAATGATAATGACTCccttttgtgtatgtgttgctGCAGGATGCAGAGTGCCCTGAAGACGTTTGCGGTGGACGAGACCTCCGTGTCTGGCTACATCTACCACAAACTGCTGGGCCACGAGGTAGAGGATGTCACCATCAAGTGCCAGCTGCCAAAGCGCTTCACTGCCCAGGGCCTGCCCGACCTCAATCACTCACAGGTCAGACCTCGCTAAACACTGAGTCCCTGTGATTATTTTGCCATTAGTTTTCTTCTTATGTCTTTAAGACATGAACATCATGTTTTAATATTGGATTTGGATTGGATCATCATTGCTGCAAGTAGAGTACAAGTTTGTTCATATTTGCAACAGTTCACTTGGGGTgaattctctttttttggtattgtgtgttcaggtgtatGCTGTGAAGACGGTGCTGCAGAGGCCTCTCAGTCTGATCCAGGGTCCCCCTGGCACTGGAAAGACTGTCACCTCTGCCACTATTGTCTACCACTTGTCTAGACAAGGCAACGGGTAAGACACAAAGAGTTTAGTTGTATACtcaaataattatatttttctttattccaaCAATGGACAGTTCCAACAACTGTTCCTGTTCCAactctgtctttatgtgtgtacGATTTCAGACCAGTTCTGGTGTGTGCTCCCAGTAACATTGCTGTGGATCAGTTAACTGAGAAGATTGACAAGACTGGGCTGAAGGTCGTCCGGCTGTGTGCCAAGAGCCGGGAGGCCATAGAGTCACCAGTGTCCTTCCTGGCACTGCACAACCAGATCAGCAACATGGACAGGTCAGTTCCGTGTAGGGGAATTGACTGTGGACCAAAAAGTCATTAATACTTGACTGCTGCtttgtacatacacacatttcataACTAATTAGCCGAGCCCCAGCAGTTTGAcactttattgctttatttgtttttacacatcCAAATTCTTCTGTCGCCTGAACCTCAGATTTCACTTTCTCTTAAGCACCTACATAGAGGGGCACATGAGAGTTGAAGGCCAGATTCTAATTTATATATGTGAGTTAGTGTGAAGATGCATAAACCTGCTTAGAAACCACTGAAAAAGATGCTCCTTTTAACTCCAAAACTTGACTGAGAATAatcagtattttacattttgttcagTAGCAAAGTAAGTAACTTGCACATTAATGGGAAACAATTCTGCTTACTTCTCACAGTaaaaatttgcaaaaaaaaaggtaaacaaaCATAGGCTGAAAATGTTAACTGACCTCATTATCCTTCCTGTTGACATCCAACCAAAAGGGTCAGAGGTTTTTCAGACTATGAAACTCCCCGCCATAGCACAGAAGTGTGTAGTGATAGTGTGTTCTCTGTTGTCATCCTGATGTGTCTTTGTCTTCCTAGTATGCCAGAGCTTCAGAAACTACAGCAGCTGAAGGATGAGACTGGTGAGCTGTCGTCTGCTGATGAGAAACGCTACAGGGCTTTGAAGCGCACCGCTGAGAGGGAGCTTCTCATGGTGAGGAAGAGCTTCATAGTGTTGAACCAAAATAACTTAAGGTTGATACTCAGGAGTTTTCGTGGTAACTGATTTCCTGTTGCTTATGAGGCCTGCTACAGCTTTTCATGCACTGCTAGTGCTAACAAGTCGTTTCATCCATGCAATTAAAAGCTCATTCTGACTGTGCCTATTATTCTATATAACCAAGTTACCATCTCCATACGGAGTATTGTGATAACAAGGAAGCGTATTGCTAATCTTGATCTGTTTTCCCATTTGTTTTGTAAGAAGCTGCATTAGTAATCTCCACATAGGAAAGATATTCCTGAGAGGGTTATAATTTGTCATCATAATCACAGTAGTGCTTCACCGCTGTATCCTGATTGTAAATTATCTTCCTCTTTGTCGTCCAGAATGCTGATGTTATCTGTTGTACCTGTGTTGGGGCTGGTGACCCTCGTCTGGCCAAGATGCAGTTCCGCTCCATCCTGATTGATGAGAGTACTCAGGCCACTGAGCCAGAGTGCATGGTGCCTGTGGTGCTGGGAGCCaagcaggtaaacacacacacacacacacaacaccaaTATGCAATTTTACATCTTTATTTTCACTacagtgaatgaaaaaacatttgaaggACAGTGGAGGaacttgaatgtttttgttgaataaAACCATATGAATAAGACAATGGAGTTTCATATGAACATGTGCAACTGCTACTGTCACCCTTTCTTAGAAATTAAAATTAACATGTAACGGGAATTGTGTGGctaatgttattttatatatctGAGATGAGCACAATTATTTGTCCTGAACGTccagaaacaaaaatgtctgcCATTATGCTGTTACATTAACCCAGTTTTCATACTTGTGTGgtcatcttcctcctcccagCTCATTCTGGTTGGTGATCACTGCCAGTTGGGTCCTGTGGTGATGTGCAAGAAGGCAGCCAAGGCAGGTCTGTCCCAGTCCCTGTTTGAACGCTTGGTGGTTCTTGGGATCAGGCCAATCCGCCTGCAGGTCCAGTACCGCATGCACCCAGCTCTCAGTGCCTTCCCTTCAAACATCTTCTA
Encoded here:
- the LOC139203294 gene encoding regulator of nonsense transcripts 1-like, with protein sequence MSVEAYGPSSQTLTFLDTEEAELLGADTQGSEYDFTDFTLPSQTQTQGQTQSQLDSQVNGPDEGLHNGGVDDSVAKASQLLAELNFEEDEEDTYYTKDLPVHACSYCGIHDPACVVYCNTSKKWFCNGRGNTSGSHIVNHLVRAKCKEVTLHKDGPLGETVLECYNCGCRNVFLLGFIPAKADSVVVLLCRQPCASQSSLKDINWDSSQWQPLIQDRCFLSWLVKIPSEQEQLRARQITAQQINKLEELWKDNPSATLEDLEKPGVDEEPQHVLLRYEDAYQYQNIFGPLVKLEADYDKKLKESQTQDNITVRWDLGLNKKRIAYFTLPKTDSGDMRLMQGDEICLRYKGDLAPLWKGIGHVIKVPDNYGDEIAIELRSSVGAPVEIPHNFQVDFVWKSTSFDRMQSALKTFAVDETSVSGYIYHKLLGHEVEDVTIKCQLPKRFTAQGLPDLNHSQVYAVKTVLQRPLSLIQGPPGTGKTVTSATIVYHLSRQGNGPVLVCAPSNIAVDQLTEKIDKTGLKVVRLCAKSREAIESPVSFLALHNQISNMDSMPELQKLQQLKDETGELSSADEKRYRALKRTAERELLMNADVICCTCVGAGDPRLAKMQFRSILIDESTQATEPECMVPVVLGAKQLILVGDHCQLGPVVMCKKAAKAGLSQSLFERLVVLGIRPIRLQVQYRMHPALSAFPSNIFYEGSLQNGVTAADRIKKGFDFQWPQPDKPMFFYVTQGQEEIASSGTSYLNRTEAANVEKITTRLLKAGAKPDQIGIITPYEGQRSYLVQYMQFSGSLHTKLYQQVEIASVDAFQGREKDFIILSCVRANEHQGIGFLNDPRRLNVALTRAKYGVIIVGNPKALSKQPLWNNLLNNYKEQKVLVEGPLNNLRESLMQFSKPRKLVNTINPGGRFMSTAMYDAREALIPGSAYDRSNAAGRPSNMYFQTHDQIGMIGAGPSHMAAMNIPIPFNLVMPPMPPPSYLGQTNGPAAGRGAMKGKLGRGGRQRVRGSGNQGASQGNGPNSQASQDGASQSFSQGPLTQGYISMSQPSQMSQPGLSQPELSQDSYMGDEFKSQIDVALSQDSTYQGERAYQHAGVTGLSQY